One window of Tenacibaculum maritimum NCIMB 2154 genomic DNA carries:
- a CDS encoding ankyrin repeat domain-containing protein gives MRNPFKVILFLNLFIITSTIISQVKNPFLNRNFWKTNPSIKTIKQKIQEGHSPSALNKFGFDAVVYALLENNSKEVIKYLLSKKGNDINKLTHDGRTYIFWATYKNNLPIVKYLLANGAKTTIIDDKGYSILNFAAVTGVDNPKLYDLFIKHGANVLTEVTPKGANPLLLIIPNLKDFSMVGYFIDKGLSLYSTDKNGNGAFNYTAQKGNKSMLSLLIKKGLPHKKINKIGGNAMLFATKPSRKGYNSLDFFKYLEKLGISPNITNKEGINPLHNLAYRNNDINTFHYFINKGLDINQVNNEGNTPLLNAASRNSIEIIQLLTNQNTNINHVNKKGQSALMKALNNKMDVIQFLLSKGASITHTDNMGNNLSYYLFNTFSSKEDTTFLKKLKILEAKGLVVTKPQGNGNTLYHLAVKKQQLPLLHFIKKYTIDINARNQEGLSPLQKAVMTAKNDVIIKYLISEGANTSIKTEFNETLYDLAKENEALKGIDLNFLQ, from the coding sequence ATGAGAAATCCATTTAAAGTTATCTTATTTTTAAATCTATTCATAATTACTTCAACTATTATTTCCCAAGTAAAAAATCCTTTTTTAAATAGGAATTTTTGGAAAACAAATCCTAGTATTAAAACTATCAAACAGAAAATACAGGAAGGTCATAGTCCAAGTGCTCTGAATAAATTTGGTTTTGATGCTGTTGTTTATGCTCTTTTAGAAAACAATAGCAAAGAAGTCATCAAATACCTACTTTCTAAAAAAGGAAACGATATCAATAAGCTAACTCATGATGGAAGAACCTATATTTTTTGGGCCACCTATAAAAATAACCTACCTATTGTAAAATATTTATTAGCAAATGGAGCAAAAACAACTATTATAGATGATAAAGGATACTCTATTTTAAATTTTGCTGCAGTTACTGGAGTTGACAACCCAAAATTGTATGACCTCTTCATTAAACATGGTGCCAATGTTTTAACAGAGGTTACCCCTAAAGGAGCAAATCCACTCTTACTAATAATTCCTAATCTAAAAGATTTTTCAATGGTAGGTTATTTCATTGATAAAGGACTTAGCTTATATAGTACTGATAAAAATGGTAACGGGGCTTTTAACTATACTGCTCAAAAAGGTAATAAATCCATGCTCTCCTTACTTATAAAAAAAGGACTCCCTCATAAAAAAATAAATAAAATAGGTGGAAATGCGATGCTTTTTGCTACTAAACCCTCTAGAAAAGGTTATAACTCGTTAGATTTTTTCAAATACCTAGAAAAACTAGGTATTTCGCCTAATATTACCAATAAGGAAGGAATAAATCCACTTCATAATTTAGCTTATCGTAATAACGATATAAATACTTTTCACTATTTTATTAATAAAGGACTTGATATTAACCAAGTTAATAATGAGGGAAATACTCCTTTATTAAATGCTGCTTCTAGAAATTCTATTGAAATCATACAATTATTAACCAATCAAAACACCAATATCAATCATGTTAATAAAAAAGGACAATCTGCTCTAATGAAAGCCCTAAACAACAAGATGGATGTGATTCAATTTTTACTGTCAAAAGGTGCTAGTATAACCCATACAGACAATATGGGTAACAACTTAAGTTATTATTTATTTAATACTTTTTCATCAAAAGAAGACACCACCTTCTTAAAAAAATTAAAAATATTAGAAGCTAAAGGCTTAGTGGTCACAAAACCTCAAGGAAATGGAAACACTTTATATCATTTGGCTGTAAAAAAACAACAATTACCTTTATTGCATTTTATCAAAAAATATACTATTGATATCAATGCTAGAAACCAAGAAGGGCTTAGTCCTTTACAAAAAGCTGTAATGACTGCTAAAAATGACGTTATTATAAAATATTTAATTTCTGAAGGAGCAAACACCTCTATTAAAACCGAATTTAACGAAACGCTATATGACTTAGCTAAAGAAAATGAGGCCTTAAAAGGTATAGATCTTAATTTTTTACAATAA
- a CDS encoding LytR/AlgR family response regulator transcription factor, translated as MTTYTAIIIDDIPSAIEMLQNDISKNHSEIEITGTAKSVVEASKLLTQQQPDILFLDIMLGDGTGFDILEIHPDLSSKIIFVTASDEFAIKAFKFAAIDYVLKPYSNDDLKASIQKAKNQIQPDKEQLSVLHQSIRQPDIRPEKISLHTSDKIVVVLLNDIIRCKSDNNYTEFYMANGQKILVAKTLKYFADMLKEFQFLRVHQSHLINIQYVKEFIKSDGGYLILKNKDSIPVSVRKRNELIEALRSF; from the coding sequence ATGACTACATATACCGCTATTATAATTGACGACATTCCTTCTGCTATAGAAATGCTTCAAAACGATATTTCAAAAAATCATTCTGAAATAGAAATTACTGGTACTGCTAAAAGCGTTGTTGAAGCTTCAAAACTCTTAACACAGCAGCAACCCGATATTTTATTTCTTGATATTATGCTAGGCGATGGAACTGGTTTCGACATCTTAGAAATTCATCCCGATCTTTCTTCTAAAATTATTTTTGTAACCGCTAGCGATGAGTTTGCTATTAAAGCTTTTAAATTTGCTGCTATTGATTACGTATTAAAGCCATATTCTAATGATGACTTAAAAGCTTCTATTCAAAAAGCAAAAAATCAAATTCAGCCTGACAAAGAACAGCTTTCCGTTTTACACCAATCAATAAGACAACCTGATATACGACCTGAAAAAATTTCATTGCATACTTCTGATAAGATTGTAGTAGTTCTTTTAAATGATATTATTAGGTGTAAATCAGATAATAATTATACTGAATTTTATATGGCTAATGGACAAAAAATATTGGTTGCTAAGACTTTAAAATATTTTGCTGATATGCTTAAAGAGTTTCAATTTTTGCGCGTACATCAAAGCCATCTAATTAATATTCAGTATGTAAAAGAATTTATAAAGTCAGATGGAGGCTACTTAATTTTAAAAAATAAAGATTCAATTCCTGTTTCTGTTCGAAAAAGAAATGAGCTTATAGAAGCTCTACGAAGTTTTTAA
- a CDS encoding DUF2271 domain-containing protein: MKTIKRTFFAMLVIFGLTAFSTLESTSYKCMIQMKNYTGEGAYIVISLLNPAGAYEETLYVQGDDEEWYHDITNWWNFQGRVRKNIDAITGATISGGNRAFSVIKIDDSKINKGYKIRFETAVEDQEYYTNDIEFELTTENLKSKIEGKGFIRYIRIMPQ; this comes from the coding sequence ATGAAAACAATAAAAAGAACATTTTTTGCTATGCTAGTTATTTTTGGACTAACTGCTTTTTCTACTCTAGAGAGTACTAGCTATAAATGCATGATTCAAATGAAAAATTATACTGGAGAAGGTGCCTATATTGTTATCTCTTTACTAAACCCAGCAGGAGCTTACGAAGAAACGCTATATGTACAAGGTGATGATGAAGAATGGTATCATGACATAACGAATTGGTGGAATTTTCAAGGAAGAGTACGTAAAAATATTGACGCTATCACTGGAGCTACTATTAGTGGAGGCAACCGAGCTTTTAGCGTTATTAAAATTGATGATAGCAAAATAAATAAAGGTTATAAAATAAGATTTGAAACCGCTGTAGAAGACCAAGAATACTATACAAATGACATAGAGTTCGAACTCACTACTGAAAATTTAAAAAGTAAAATTGAAGGAAAAGGCTTTATACGCTACATCCGAATAATGCCACAATAA
- a CDS encoding YqgE/AlgH family protein: MVILKPEKGRLLIAEPSILNDISFKRSIIMLTEHTINSSVGFILNKPLAYTVNDLIPEIDCHFNIFQGGPVEQDNLYFIHKIPELIPGSVEVANGIYWGGNFDSLKVLLTTNKIQEDDIRFFLGYSGWGSHQLEDELETNSWFVSENNYKNIFAINNETIWKDQLLLKGGKYKIWANAPSDVQLN; the protein is encoded by the coding sequence ATGGTTATCTTAAAGCCAGAAAAAGGGAGATTACTCATTGCTGAGCCTTCTATTTTGAACGATATTTCTTTTAAAAGATCTATTATCATGCTAACAGAGCATACAATAAATAGCTCTGTTGGCTTTATTTTAAATAAACCATTGGCTTATACTGTCAATGACTTAATTCCTGAAATAGATTGTCATTTTAATATTTTTCAAGGTGGGCCTGTAGAGCAAGATAATTTATATTTCATTCATAAAATTCCTGAATTAATCCCCGGAAGTGTAGAAGTTGCTAATGGCATCTATTGGGGAGGAAATTTTGATTCACTAAAAGTTTTACTAACCACCAATAAAATACAAGAAGATGATATTCGTTTTTTCTTAGGATATTCTGGATGGGGTTCTCATCAACTAGAAGACGAATTAGAAACAAACTCTTGGTTCGTTTCAGAAAATAATTACAAAAACATTTTCGCTATCAATAACGAAACTATCTGGAAAGATCAATTATTACTAAAAGGAGGAAAATATAAAATATGGGCTAATGCACCTAGTGATGTACAGCTAAATTAA
- a CDS encoding aminotransferase class IV: MVNYNGELLSENLKISIENRGFKFGDAIFETVKVQQNKVIFLEDHYFRLMASMRMLRMKIPMSFTLEFLEQEILRLIRAQEKAVSYRVRLTVYRKDGGLYAPKTNEIDYLIEAKAYAYQTKPSYEIDLYKDFYNYSGLLSTIKTTNRMLNTLASVFAEENDLDNCVLLNEKKGVVEVTNGNIFIIKGNTVKTPALTEGALKGVVRKKVIAMLDKKEEFTLEEGIISPFELQKADEIFITNAIVGIQPVTKYRKKKFSTTISEKLQKNLRILEITES; this comes from the coding sequence ATGGTAAATTATAACGGAGAATTATTATCTGAAAATCTAAAAATTTCAATTGAAAATAGAGGATTTAAGTTTGGAGATGCTATTTTTGAAACAGTTAAGGTTCAGCAAAATAAAGTGATCTTCTTGGAAGATCATTACTTCCGTTTAATGGCTTCTATGAGAATGCTAAGGATGAAAATACCAATGTCATTTACCCTTGAGTTCTTGGAGCAGGAAATATTGAGGTTGATAAGAGCTCAAGAGAAAGCTGTTTCTTATAGAGTTCGCTTAACTGTATATAGAAAAGATGGAGGTTTATATGCTCCAAAAACTAATGAGATAGATTATTTAATAGAAGCAAAAGCATATGCGTATCAAACAAAGCCAAGTTATGAGATCGATTTATATAAAGACTTTTATAATTATTCAGGATTGCTATCAACGATAAAAACAACAAATAGAATGCTGAATACTTTAGCGAGTGTTTTTGCAGAAGAAAATGATTTAGATAATTGTGTTCTATTGAACGAAAAAAAAGGAGTAGTAGAGGTCACGAATGGAAATATCTTTATAATCAAAGGAAACACCGTTAAAACTCCTGCATTAACAGAAGGGGCGCTAAAAGGGGTGGTAAGAAAAAAAGTGATTGCAATGCTAGATAAAAAAGAAGAGTTTACATTGGAAGAAGGGATAATTTCTCCTTTTGAGTTGCAAAAAGCAGATGAGATTTTTATAACCAATGCTATCGTAGGAATTCAACCAGTAACAAAGTATCGTAAGAAAAAATTTTCGACGACTATTAGTGAAAAATTACAAAAAAACTTACGTATTTTAGAGATCACTGAAAGCTAA
- a CDS encoding sensor histidine kinase produces MKLLQKIPFFFILCFPAFLIAQNNNIAEHYVLDNYTLKNYTTKDGLPSNNITAITQDSIGYLWFSTNKGITRFDGNRFITFTEKDGLQSNKVNCIGIKNNTILTGTDRGLSIKNQDAFFNLESKPIRTIAVVKNSIFLGTSLGISLVRKDYIAPIRTNILVDTSIVYDISFDGEFFWVATSKGLWKTSDLTKENTIKRIAKGIFTSIFFNKSQVIATTYNRGILIIEGKKVTVTTSPKQINTIKKVGSQIWVATEKEGIEVLNNHCSFLRKINKYNTPITNNINSIFEDNQQNIWIATPNKGLYKFENDLNIIPPKSKIAFENINIVYQPLDSININGYSKILQLPSYKNHLSFTFKTINVNNPQKVEYRYKLNDAYSPWSKNNHINLANLKAGSYILTAQSRIDQEHESTPIQFQFFIDKPIYEKTWFQWLTIVIIALLVSFSAYFYVKKIKTEDNLKIEQLELKNHLLLLEQKALRLQMNPHFIFNVLNGIKALGSTGKSEELNTTISKFATLLRSILNNSRVHEISLAKEVATLKNYIELEQQISIKSFNYIIKTNMDLDTEEILIPPMLIQPFVENSIKHGIQLATENGEISVIFSIKKNFLNCTIKDNGIGFHQSKKTKSIRKHNSLAVKVTQERIENLAGNDSFYIDEILENNIVKGTKVWFKIPLKTDF; encoded by the coding sequence ATGAAATTGCTTCAAAAAATACCCTTCTTTTTTATACTGTGCTTTCCTGCATTTTTAATTGCTCAGAACAATAATATTGCGGAACATTATGTACTGGATAATTATACGCTAAAAAACTACACCACTAAAGATGGATTGCCTAGTAACAATATAACTGCCATTACTCAAGATAGTATTGGTTACCTTTGGTTTTCTACAAATAAAGGAATTACTCGTTTTGACGGTAATCGATTTATCACCTTCACAGAAAAAGATGGGTTACAATCCAATAAGGTAAATTGTATAGGTATAAAAAACAATACTATTCTAACAGGAACCGATCGTGGGTTATCTATAAAAAACCAAGATGCCTTTTTTAACCTAGAAAGTAAACCTATTCGTACAATAGCAGTTGTTAAAAACAGCATTTTTTTAGGCACCTCTCTTGGCATATCCCTAGTAAGAAAAGACTACATTGCTCCCATAAGAACCAATATCCTCGTAGATACATCCATTGTTTATGATATCAGCTTCGATGGTGAGTTTTTTTGGGTTGCAACTAGTAAGGGACTTTGGAAAACCTCCGACTTAACAAAAGAAAACACCATCAAAAGAATAGCTAAAGGAATATTTACCTCTATTTTTTTTAATAAAAGCCAAGTTATAGCAACTACTTATAATAGGGGGATATTAATTATTGAAGGTAAAAAAGTAACTGTAACCACTTCTCCTAAGCAAATAAATACTATAAAAAAAGTAGGTTCACAGATTTGGGTTGCTACAGAAAAAGAAGGAATTGAAGTATTAAACAACCATTGCTCCTTTTTAAGAAAAATTAATAAATATAATACTCCTATTACCAATAATATCAATTCAATTTTTGAAGACAACCAACAAAATATTTGGATAGCAACTCCTAATAAAGGCCTTTATAAATTTGAAAACGATCTCAATATTATCCCCCCAAAGTCAAAAATTGCTTTTGAAAACATTAACATTGTATATCAACCCCTTGACAGCATTAATATCAATGGATATTCAAAAATACTGCAACTCCCTTCTTATAAAAACCACTTATCTTTTACTTTTAAGACCATAAATGTTAATAATCCTCAAAAAGTTGAATACAGGTATAAATTAAACGATGCTTATAGTCCCTGGTCTAAAAACAACCATATAAACCTAGCTAATCTAAAAGCTGGAAGCTATATACTTACTGCTCAATCTAGAATAGACCAAGAGCACGAAAGTACCCCTATACAATTTCAGTTTTTTATTGATAAACCTATCTATGAAAAAACTTGGTTTCAATGGTTAACAATCGTAATTATTGCTTTGTTAGTAAGTTTTTCTGCTTATTTTTATGTTAAGAAAATTAAAACTGAAGATAACTTAAAAATTGAACAATTAGAGTTAAAGAATCATTTGTTACTACTTGAGCAGAAAGCACTCCGATTACAAATGAACCCTCATTTTATTTTCAATGTTTTGAATGGCATTAAAGCGCTAGGAAGCACCGGTAAATCTGAAGAATTAAATACTACTATCAGTAAGTTTGCTACCTTACTACGCTCCATTTTAAATAATTCTCGTGTACATGAAATTAGTTTAGCCAAAGAAGTTGCTACTTTAAAAAATTATATAGAATTAGAACAACAAATAAGTATAAAATCTTTTAACTATATCATAAAAACGAATATGGATCTAGATACCGAAGAAATTCTTATTCCTCCTATGTTAATTCAACCTTTTGTTGAAAACAGTATCAAACACGGAATCCAACTGGCTACTGAAAATGGAGAAATATCTGTTATTTTTTCTATCAAAAAAAATTTTCTAAACTGCACTATTAAAGATAATGGAATTGGATTTCATCAATCCAAAAAAACAAAAAGTATCCGTAAGCATAATTCTCTAGCTGTAAAAGTTACTCAAGAACGAATAGAAAACCTAGCTGGAAATGATTCTTTTTATATTGATGAAATCTTAGAAAACAATATTGTAAAAGGAACCAAAGTTTGGTTTAAGATACCTTTAAAAACCGATTTTTAA
- a CDS encoding PepSY domain-containing protein, protein MITSIWRYSHLTLAISSFIFILIASITGGILALEPITNQLKTFTIKNSNEISLSKTIYSLQREYPEIVTIQVDDNNFVIASIINKDGKSESFYINPTTGKKMGNLIERNPIYKWVTNLHRSLFLKSTGRFIVGFISLLLFLIAITGTILIIKRQGGLLLFFKKIIKEKTHQYYHVILGKYTLIPIIIITITGVYLSLEKFSLLPKTKTSYQISSDNSSILKKIPTSKFPIFKNTFLNNLKSLEFPFSAEEEDYFFLKLKDKELFIHQYSGEIISTQKLSFSKILLDWSLFLHTGRGTLIWSSILLLTCCCILFFIYSGFSITFTRNQHLPKNKHNKDKAEYIILVGSETGNTFKFANSLAQALSISKKIVFIDSLNNYSSYKSAQFLFILTATYGEGAPPTNAKKFLTTFPNITPSTTIKYTVIGFGSLAYKNYCKFAIQVDSLLQNHPNFEQIMDLYKINNQSFSDFKNWEKEWNHKNELKLAIPQKIASPRKQQTFTIIKRTALNQDNVFLLHLAPLKKITFTSGDLLSITPHQDSIERLYSIGAINGNIILSIKKHEFGVCSNFLNTLQQGDNIQAHIKKNKAFNLPKKTKEAILIANGTGIAPFLGMLEQPSIQKHLFFGVRTINSLDIYAPFLKNSGTKTTYIAYSKELSKEKKYVQDLILENQHTVANTLKNDGIIMICGSISMMNGTLKILEEITLNILETPLKTYWESNQIKTDCY, encoded by the coding sequence ATGATCACTTCTATTTGGAGGTATAGCCACTTAACTTTGGCTATATCTTCTTTTATTTTTATACTCATAGCTTCTATTACAGGGGGTATTTTAGCATTAGAGCCTATAACTAATCAGTTAAAAACCTTTACGATAAAAAATTCTAATGAAATTTCTCTTTCAAAAACCATTTACTCTTTACAAAGAGAATATCCTGAAATTGTAACTATTCAAGTAGATGATAATAATTTTGTAATAGCCTCTATTATCAATAAAGATGGAAAAAGTGAATCTTTCTACATCAACCCTACTACAGGAAAAAAAATGGGAAACCTTATCGAAAGAAATCCTATTTACAAATGGGTTACGAACTTGCATAGATCTCTCTTTTTAAAATCTACAGGAAGGTTTATTGTTGGCTTCATCTCTCTTCTTCTCTTTTTAATAGCCATTACAGGAACCATTTTAATTATAAAAAGACAAGGAGGGCTTTTGCTCTTCTTTAAGAAAATAATTAAAGAAAAAACACATCAATATTACCATGTCATACTAGGTAAATATACCTTAATCCCAATCATTATTATTACGATTACTGGTGTTTATTTATCTCTAGAGAAGTTTTCGCTACTTCCTAAAACAAAAACATCTTACCAAATAAGTTCTGATAATTCTTCTATCTTAAAAAAAATACCTACTAGTAAATTCCCTATCTTTAAAAATACTTTTTTAAACAATCTTAAAAGTTTAGAATTCCCTTTCTCTGCAGAAGAAGAGGACTATTTCTTTTTAAAGTTAAAAGATAAAGAACTTTTCATTCATCAGTATTCTGGAGAAATAATAAGTACTCAAAAACTATCTTTTAGTAAAATTTTACTAGACTGGAGTCTATTCTTACACACTGGTCGCGGAACTCTTATTTGGTCTTCAATTTTATTGCTTACCTGCTGTTGTATCTTATTTTTTATATACTCAGGATTTTCAATTACCTTCACTAGGAATCAACATTTACCTAAGAATAAACACAATAAAGACAAAGCTGAATATATCATACTTGTAGGATCCGAAACAGGAAATACTTTTAAATTTGCAAACTCCTTAGCACAAGCATTATCTATTTCAAAAAAAATTGTTTTTATTGATAGTTTAAACAATTATAGCTCCTACAAAAGCGCCCAGTTTTTATTCATATTAACAGCTACTTATGGAGAAGGAGCTCCTCCTACAAATGCAAAAAAGTTTTTAACTACATTCCCTAACATAACCCCTTCTACAACAATAAAATACACCGTAATAGGTTTTGGTTCCTTAGCCTATAAAAACTACTGTAAATTTGCTATTCAAGTTGACTCTTTATTGCAAAATCATCCTAATTTTGAACAAATAATGGATCTCTATAAAATCAATAATCAATCTTTTAGCGATTTTAAAAACTGGGAAAAAGAATGGAACCATAAAAATGAATTAAAATTAGCTATCCCACAAAAAATAGCGAGCCCCAGAAAGCAACAAACATTCACCATTATAAAGAGAACAGCATTAAATCAAGACAATGTCTTTTTACTTCATTTAGCCCCTCTTAAAAAAATAACTTTTACGTCTGGAGATTTGCTTTCTATAACTCCACACCAAGATTCTATTGAGCGGCTTTATTCCATAGGTGCTATCAATGGAAATATTATTTTGAGTATTAAAAAACATGAATTTGGCGTTTGTTCTAATTTTCTAAACACCCTCCAACAAGGAGACAACATACAAGCCCATATCAAAAAGAATAAAGCATTTAATCTCCCTAAAAAAACAAAAGAAGCTATTTTAATAGCAAATGGTACGGGAATTGCCCCCTTTTTAGGCATGTTAGAACAACCTTCTATACAGAAACATTTATTTTTTGGAGTAAGAACTATCAATTCTTTGGATATATATGCTCCTTTTTTAAAGAATTCAGGTACAAAAACAACTTATATTGCCTATTCTAAGGAGCTTTCTAAAGAAAAAAAATACGTTCAGGATCTCATCTTGGAAAACCAACATACAGTAGCTAACACTTTAAAAAATGATGGTATTATCATGATTTGCGGTTCCATTTCTATGATGAACGGCACCTTAAAAATTTTGGAAGAAATTACGCTAAATATCTTAGAAACCCCTTTGAAAACTTACTGGGAATCAAATCAAATTAAAACCGACTGTTACTAA
- a CDS encoding urocanate hydratase: MTFKENILQGIPTELPVKKEYPKGANRAPKRKDILSNKEKQLAIRNALRYFPKKWHEELAAEFADELQKFGRIYMYRFKPSYKMYARDIAEYPALSTQAAAIMLMIQNNLDPAVAQHPEELITYGGNGAVFQNWAQYLLTMQYLATMTDEQTLHMYSGHPMGLFPSSKNAPRVIVTNGMVIPNYSQPDDWEKLNALGVSQYGQMTAGSFMYIGPQGIVHGTTITVMNAFRKILDKEDTPAGKIFLTAGLGGMSGAQPKAGNIAGCITVCAEVNAKAAEKRHEQGWVDVLVNDITDLVKRVREAQEAKEVASIAYIGNVVEVWERFYEEDIFIHVGSDQTSLHIPWTGGYYPVGISYEESNRLIREEPLVFKEKVQETLRRHATAINKHTEKGTYFFDYGNAFLLESSRAGGDVMASNEIDFKYPSYVQDILGPMCFDYGFGPFRWVCASGKPEDLDTTDEIAATVLQEIMENSPEEIQLQMQDNITWIKDAKKNKMVVGSQARILYADAEGRSKIAAAFNKAIAAGKIGPVVLGRDHHDVSGTDSPYRETSNIYDGSKFTADMAIHNVIGDSFRGATWVSIHNGGGVGWGEVMNGGFGMLLDGSSEADIRLKSMLFYDVNNGIARRSWARNKEALFAIKREMERTPSLKVTIPNLVEDDLLEKLF, encoded by the coding sequence ATGACTTTTAAAGAAAATATACTTCAAGGAATTCCAACTGAATTACCTGTTAAAAAAGAATACCCAAAGGGAGCAAACAGGGCTCCTAAGAGAAAAGACATATTGTCTAATAAAGAGAAGCAATTGGCTATTAGAAATGCTCTTCGATATTTTCCTAAAAAATGGCATGAAGAGTTAGCAGCGGAATTTGCTGACGAATTACAAAAATTTGGTCGTATATATATGTACCGATTCAAACCGTCATATAAGATGTATGCCAGAGATATTGCTGAATATCCTGCGTTATCAACTCAAGCGGCGGCTATTATGCTGATGATTCAGAATAACTTAGACCCAGCAGTGGCACAACATCCAGAAGAATTGATAACTTATGGGGGGAATGGAGCTGTATTTCAAAACTGGGCACAATATTTATTAACAATGCAATATTTAGCAACAATGACGGATGAGCAAACATTGCATATGTACTCAGGGCATCCAATGGGATTGTTTCCGTCTTCTAAAAATGCGCCGAGAGTTATTGTTACTAATGGGATGGTAATTCCGAATTATTCCCAACCAGATGATTGGGAAAAACTAAATGCTTTAGGAGTATCTCAATATGGACAAATGACCGCGGGATCTTTTATGTATATTGGTCCTCAGGGAATTGTTCATGGAACTACGATAACTGTTATGAATGCTTTTCGTAAAATATTAGATAAAGAAGATACTCCAGCAGGGAAGATATTTTTAACAGCAGGATTAGGAGGTATGAGTGGAGCTCAGCCTAAAGCGGGGAATATAGCTGGCTGTATAACAGTTTGTGCCGAGGTGAATGCAAAAGCAGCAGAAAAAAGACATGAGCAAGGTTGGGTAGATGTGCTAGTGAATGATATTACTGATTTAGTGAAAAGAGTACGAGAAGCTCAGGAAGCAAAAGAAGTGGCTTCTATAGCTTATATTGGAAATGTTGTAGAGGTATGGGAGCGTTTTTATGAAGAAGATATTTTTATCCATGTCGGTTCAGATCAAACGTCGTTGCACATTCCTTGGACAGGAGGATATTACCCTGTAGGAATTTCTTATGAAGAATCTAATAGATTGATTAGAGAAGAACCTTTGGTTTTTAAAGAAAAAGTGCAAGAAACTTTAAGAAGACATGCTACTGCTATAAATAAACATACAGAAAAAGGAACTTATTTCTTTGATTACGGGAATGCTTTTTTACTAGAATCCTCAAGAGCAGGAGGAGATGTTATGGCTTCTAATGAGATAGATTTTAAGTATCCTTCTTATGTTCAAGATATTTTAGGTCCCATGTGTTTTGATTATGGTTTTGGACCATTTCGCTGGGTGTGTGCTTCTGGAAAACCAGAAGATTTAGATACAACAGATGAAATTGCAGCTACTGTTTTGCAAGAAATTATGGAAAATTCTCCAGAAGAGATTCAATTACAGATGCAAGATAACATTACTTGGATAAAAGATGCTAAAAAAAATAAAATGGTAGTAGGGTCACAAGCTCGTATTTTATATGCAGATGCAGAAGGACGCTCTAAAATAGCAGCAGCTTTCAATAAGGCGATAGCAGCAGGAAAAATAGGACCTGTTGTATTAGGAAGAGACCATCACGATGTGAGCGGAACAGATTCTCCATATAGAGAAACTTCTAATATTTACGATGGAAGTAAGTTTACTGCAGATATGGCAATACATAATGTTATTGGTGATAGTTTTAGGGGAGCTACTTGGGTTTCTATTCATAATGGAGGAGGTGTAGGATGGGGAGAAGTAATGAATGGAGGTTTTGGAATGCTTTTAGATGGTAGCTCAGAAGCTGATATTCGCTTAAAAAGTATGCTGTTTTATGATGTGAATAACGGGATAGCTAGGCGTAGTTGGGCAAGGAATAAGGAGGCGTTATTTGCTATAAAACGAGAAATGGAGCGTACGCCGAGTTTAAAGGTCACTATTCCCAATCTAGTGGAAGATGATTTGTTAGAAAAGTTATTTTAA
- a CDS encoding START-like domain-containing protein has protein sequence MSKVKFELEFPIHASPSMLYQYFATPAGLEEWFADKVNSRGKQISFFWDGTEEEAKILVNKSDERIKFKWAESEGDESYFEFRIQVDALTKDVSLMVTDFADSEDDLEESKMLWENQIDELKHTIGA, from the coding sequence ATGAGTAAAGTTAAATTTGAATTAGAGTTTCCTATACATGCGTCGCCAAGTATGTTGTATCAATATTTTGCTACTCCAGCAGGTTTGGAAGAGTGGTTTGCTGATAAAGTAAACTCTAGAGGAAAGCAGATATCATTCTTTTGGGATGGAACGGAAGAAGAAGCTAAGATTTTGGTGAATAAAAGTGATGAAAGAATAAAGTTTAAGTGGGCAGAGAGCGAAGGAGACGAAAGTTATTTTGAATTTCGAATTCAAGTAGATGCATTAACGAAAGATGTTTCTTTGATGGTTACCGATTTTGCAGATAGCGAAGATGATTTAGAAGAATCAAAGATGTTGTGGGAAAATCAAATAGATGAATTGAAGCATACTATAGGCGCATAA